In a genomic window of Helicobacter pylori NQ4053:
- a CDS encoding DUF874 family protein yields the protein MESVKTGKTNKVGKNTETANAKANKETHFKQASAITNMIRSIGGFFTKIAKKVRGLVKKHPKKSRAALVVLTHVACRKAKELDDKVQDKSKQAEKENQINWWKYSGLTIATSLLLAACSVGDIDKQIELEQEKQKTEQEQQKTEQERQKTNKSGIELANSQIKAEQERQKTEQEKQKANKSEIELEQQKQKTINTQRDLIKEQKDFIKETEQNCQEKHGQLFIKKARIKTGITTGIAIEIEAECKTPKPTKTNQTPIQPKHLPNSKQPRSQRGSKAQELIAYLQKELESLPYSQKAIAKQVDFYKPSSIAYLELDPRDFNATEEWQKENLKIRSKAQAKMLEMRNLKPDPQAHLSTSQSLLFLQKIFADVSKEIKVVANTEKKAEKAGYGYSKRV from the coding sequence ATGGAATCAGTAAAAACAGGAAAAACAAATAAGGTTGGCAAGAACACAGAGACAGCTAACGCAAAGGCAAATAAAGAGACTCATTTTAAACAAGCGAGTGCCATTACAAATATGATCAGATCAATTGGTGGGTTTTTTACAAAGATCGCAAAGAAAGTTAGAGGACTTGTAAAAAAACACCCCAAGAAAAGCAGGGCGGCATTAGTAGTATTGACCCATGTTGCGTGCAGGAAAGCGAAAGAATTAGATGATAAAGTCCAAGATAAATCCAAACAAGCTGAAAAAGAAAATCAAATCAATTGGTGGAAATATTCAGGATTAACAATAGCGACAAGTTTATTATTAGCCGCTTGTAGCGTTGGTGATATTGATAAACAAATAGAGTTGGAACAAGAAAAGCAAAAGACAGAACAAGAACAACAGAAAACAGAACAAGAAAGACAGAAAACAAACAAGAGTGGGATAGAACTCGCTAATAGTCAAATAAAAGCAGAACAAGAAAGACAAAAGACAGAACAAGAAAAACAAAAAGCAAATAAGAGTGAGATAGAGTTAGAACAGCAAAAACAAAAGACAATTAATACACAAAGAGATTTGATTAAAGAACAGAAAGATTTCATTAAAGAAACAGAACAAAATTGCCAAGAAAAACATGGCCAATTGTTTATTAAAAAAGCAAGAATTAAAACCGGTATTACTACTGGTATTGCTATAGAAATAGAAGCTGAATGCAAAACCCCTAAACCTACAAAAACCAATCAAACCCCTATCCAGCCAAAACACCTTCCAAACTCTAAACAACCCCGCTCTCAAAGAGGATCAAAAGCGCAAGAGCTTATAGCTTATTTGCAAAAAGAGCTGGAATCTCTGCCCTATTCACAAAAAGCTATCGCTAAACAAGTGGATTTCTATAAACCAAGTTCTATCGCTTATTTAGAACTAGACCCTAGAGATTTTAACGCTACAGAAGAATGGCAAAAAGAAAATCTAAAAATACGCTCTAAAGCTCAAGCTAAAATGCTTGAAATGAGAAATTTAAAACCAGACCCACAAGCCCACCTTTCAACCTCTCAAAGCCTTTTGTTCCTTCAAAAAATATTTGCTGATGTTAGTAAAGAAATAAAAGTAGTTGCTAATACCGAGAAAAAAGCAGAAAAAGCGGGTTATGGTTATAGTAAAAGGGTGTAA
- the ppsA gene encoding pyruvate, water dikinase yields the protein MRYIKFFKELNNKNVNLVGGKNASIGEMFQELVPIGIKVPDGFAITSEAYWYLLEQGGAKQKIIELLENVDATEIDVLKIRSKQIRELIFGTPFPSDLRDEIFQAYEILSQQYDMKEADVAVRSSATAEDLPDASFAGQQDTYLNIKGKTELIHYIKSCLASLFTDRAISYRASRGFDHLKVALSVGVQKMVRADKGSAGVMFSIDTETGFKDAVFITSAWGLGENVVGGTINPDEFYAFKPTLEQNKRPIIKRQLGNKTQKMVYAPRGSEHPTRNIKTTKKEWQSFSLSDEDVLILAKYAIEIEKHYSKEAKQYRPMDIEWAKDGESGEIFIVQARPETVQSQKSKEESQVFEKFKFKNPNEKKEIILQGRAIGSKIGSGKVRIINDLEHMNSFKEGEILVTDNTDPDWEPCMKKASAVITNRGGRTCHAAIVAREIGVPAIVGVSGATDSLYTGMEITVSCAEGEEGYVYAGIYEHEIERVELSNMQETQTKIYINIGNPEKAFSFSQLPNHGVGLARMEMIILNQIKAHPLALVDLHHKKSVKEKNEIENLMAGYANPKDFFVKKIAEGIGMISAAFYPKPVIVRTSDFKSNEYMRMLGGSSYEPNEENPMLGYRGASRYYSESYNEAFSWECEALALVREEMGLTNMKVMIPFLRTIEEGKKVLEILRKNNLESGKNGLEIYIMCELPVNVILADDFLSLFDGFSIGSNDLTQLTLGVDRDSELVSHVFDERNEAMLKMFKKAIEACKRHNKYCGICGQAPSDYPEVTEFLVKEGITSISLNPDSVIPTWNAVAKLEKELKDHGLT from the coding sequence GTGCGATATATCAAGTTTTTCAAAGAGTTGAACAATAAGAATGTGAATCTAGTTGGGGGCAAGAACGCTAGCATTGGTGAAATGTTTCAAGAATTAGTGCCAATTGGTATTAAAGTGCCTGATGGCTTTGCGATCACGAGCGAAGCGTATTGGTATCTTTTGGAGCAAGGGGGGGCTAAGCAAAAAATCATAGAGCTTTTAGAAAATGTTGATGCCACGGAAATTGATGTGTTAAAAATCCGCTCCAAACAAATCAGAGAGCTTATTTTTGGCACGCCTTTTCCTAGCGATTTAAGAGATGAGATTTTTCAAGCTTATGAAATTTTAAGCCAGCAATACGACATGAAAGAAGCCGATGTGGCGGTAAGGAGTTCCGCTACTGCAGAAGATTTACCGGACGCTTCTTTTGCCGGGCAGCAAGACACTTATTTAAACATTAAGGGTAAAACAGAATTGATCCATTATATCAAATCCTGTTTAGCGTCGCTTTTTACCGACAGAGCGATTAGTTATAGGGCGAGTCGTGGGTTTGATCATCTAAAAGTCGCGCTGAGCGTGGGGGTGCAAAAAATGGTGCGAGCGGATAAAGGCAGTGCGGGCGTGATGTTTTCTATTGACACTGAAACCGGTTTTAAAGACGCGGTGTTTATCACTTCAGCGTGGGGGTTGGGCGAAAATGTGGTGGGCGGCACGATAAACCCTGATGAATTTTATGCGTTTAAGCCCACTTTAGAGCAAAACAAACGCCCCATTATCAAACGCCAACTCGGCAATAAAACGCAAAAAATGGTCTATGCCCCAAGGGGTAGCGAACACCCCACCAGAAACATTAAAACCACCAAAAAAGAATGGCAGTCCTTTTCATTGAGCGATGAAGACGTGCTGATTTTAGCCAAATACGCCATTGAAATTGAAAAACACTACTCTAAAGAAGCCAAACAATACCGCCCTATGGATATAGAATGGGCTAAAGATGGCGAGAGCGGGGAAATCTTTATCGTTCAAGCGCGCCCAGAAACCGTTCAAAGCCAAAAAAGTAAAGAAGAAAGTCAAGTCTTTGAAAAATTCAAATTCAAAAACCCTAACGAAAAAAAAGAAATTATCTTACAAGGCAGAGCGATTGGGAGTAAAATTGGCTCAGGGAAAGTGCGTATCATCAATGATTTGGAGCACATGAATTCTTTTAAAGAGGGCGAAATTTTAGTTACAGACAATACCGATCCAGATTGGGAGCCTTGCATGAAAAAAGCGAGCGCGGTTATCACCAATCGTGGAGGGCGCACTTGCCATGCTGCTATTGTGGCTAGAGAAATTGGCGTGCCAGCTATTGTTGGGGTAAGCGGGGCGACTGATAGCCTTTATACCGGCATGGAAATCACGGTTTCTTGCGCTGAGGGCGAAGAGGGCTATGTGTATGCAGGCATTTATGAGCATGAAATTGAAAGGGTGGAGCTTTCTAACATGCAAGAAACTCAAACAAAAATTTACATTAACATTGGAAACCCTGAAAAAGCCTTTAGCTTTTCTCAACTCCCTAATCACGGCGTAGGGCTGGCCAGAATGGAAATGATTATTTTAAATCAAATCAAAGCCCACCCCTTAGCTTTAGTGGATTTGCACCACAAAAAAAGCGTGAAAGAAAAAAATGAAATTGAAAACCTCATGGCAGGCTATGCTAACCCTAAAGATTTTTTTGTGAAAAAAATCGCTGAAGGCATTGGCATGATCAGCGCGGCGTTTTACCCTAAACCCGTCATTGTAAGGACTAGCGATTTCAAATCCAATGAGTACATGCGCATGCTTGGCGGCTCTAGCTATGAGCCTAATGAAGAAAACCCCATGCTTGGCTATAGGGGGGCTAGTCGGTATTATTCAGAGAGCTATAATGAAGCGTTTTCATGGGAGTGTGAAGCCTTAGCACTAGTAAGAGAAGAAATGGGCTTGACGAACATGAAAGTGATGATCCCTTTTTTGCGCACCATTGAAGAGGGTAAAAAAGTCCTAGAAATCTTAAGAAAAAACAATTTAGAATCCGGTAAAAATGGGCTTGAAATTTATATCATGTGCGAATTACCGGTGAATGTCATTTTGGCTGATGATTTCTTAAGCTTGTTTGATGGCTTTTCTATTGGATCAAACGATTTAACCCAGCTCACTTTAGGCGTGGATAGAGACAGCGAGTTAGTCAGCCATGTCTTTGATGAAAGGAATGAAGCGATGCTAAAAATGTTTAAAAAAGCGATTGAAGCTTGTAAAAGGCACAACAAATATTGCGGGATTTGCGGGCAAGCCCCAAGCGATTACCCTGAAGTGACAGAGTTTTTAGTCAAAGAGGGCATCACTTCCATTTCTTTAAACCCTGATAGCGTGATCCCCACTTGGAACGCCGTAGCCAAGTTAGAAAAAGAGTTGAAAGACCATGGCTTAACTTGA
- the thrS gene encoding threonine--tRNA ligase, which translates to MSAELIAVYKDEQIIDLESAKVLGLSDGFEALKGSEPIFFDDSPLALEVIRHSCAHLLAQSLKALYPDAKFFVGPVVEEGFYYDFKTSSKISEEDLPKIEAKMKEFAKSKLAITKEVLTREQALERFKGDELKHAVMSKISGDIFGVYQQGEFEDLCKGPHLPNTRFLNHFKLTKLAGAYLGGDENNEMLIRIYGIAFATKEGLKDYLFQIEEAKKRDHRKLGVELGLFSFDDEIGAGLPLWLPKGARLRKRIEDLLSKALLLRGYEPVKGPEILKSDVWKISGHYDNYKENMYFTTIDEQEYGIKPMNCVGHIKVYQSALHSYRDLPLRFYEYGVVHRHEKSGVLHGLLRVREFTQDDAHIFCSFEQIQSEVSAILDFTHKIMQAFDFSYEMELSTRPAKSIGDDKVWEKATNALKEALKEHRIDYKIDEGGGAFYGPKIDIKITDALKRKWQCGTIQVDMNLPERFKLAFTNEHNHAEQPVMIHRAILGSFERFIAILSEHFGGNFPFFVAPTQIALIPINEEHHVFALKLKEALKKHDIFVEVLDKNDSLNKKVRLAEKQKIPMILVLGNEEVETEILSIRDREKQAQYKMPLKEFLNMVESKMQEVSF; encoded by the coding sequence ATGAGTGCGGAACTGATTGCTGTTTATAAAGACGAGCAAATAATAGATTTAGAGAGCGCAAAAGTCTTAGGGCTGAGCGATGGGTTCGAAGCGTTAAAAGGGAGCGAGCCGATATTTTTTGATGATTCGCCTTTGGCTTTAGAAGTGATCAGGCATTCATGCGCGCATTTGCTCGCGCAAAGCTTGAAAGCCCTTTATCCGGACGCGAAATTTTTTGTAGGCCCTGTGGTAGAAGAGGGGTTTTATTACGATTTTAAGACTTCTTCAAAAATCAGCGAAGAGGATTTGCCTAAAATTGAAGCGAAAATGAAAGAGTTTGCGAAGTCAAAGCTCGCTATCACTAAAGAGGTTTTAACCAGAGAGCAAGCTTTGGAGCGTTTTAAGGGCGATGAATTAAAGCATGCGGTGATGAGTAAAATCAGTGGCGATATATTTGGCGTGTACCAACAAGGCGAGTTTGAAGATTTGTGTAAGGGGCCACACCTCCCAAACACCCGTTTTTTAAACCATTTCAAGCTCACTAAACTGGCTGGGGCTTATTTGGGTGGCGATGAAAACAATGAAATGCTCATTAGAATCTATGGCATCGCTTTTGCCACCAAAGAGGGCTTAAAAGACTACCTTTTCCAAATAGAAGAAGCGAAAAAACGGGATCACAGAAAGCTAGGCGTGGAGCTAGGGCTTTTTAGCTTTGATGATGAGATAGGGGCGGGTTTGCCTTTATGGCTGCCTAAAGGGGCAAGGCTTAGGAAACGCATTGAAGATTTATTGAGCAAGGCGTTACTTTTAAGAGGCTATGAGCCGGTTAAAGGCCCTGAGATTTTAAAGAGCGATGTGTGGAAAATCAGCGGGCATTATGACAACTATAAAGAAAACATGTATTTCACCACGATTGATGAGCAAGAATACGGCATAAAGCCCATGAATTGCGTGGGGCATATTAAAGTCTATCAAAGCGCTTTGCACAGCTACAGAGATTTGCCCTTAAGGTTTTATGAATACGGCGTGGTGCATCGGCATGAAAAAAGCGGCGTGTTGCATGGGCTTTTAAGGGTTAGGGAATTTACCCAAGATGATGCGCATATTTTTTGCTCTTTTGAACAGATCCAAAGCGAAGTGAGTGCGATTTTAGATTTTACGCATAAAATCATGCAAGCGTTTGATTTTAGTTATGAAATGGAATTATCCACAAGGCCGGCTAAATCCATAGGCGATGATAAAGTTTGGGAAAAGGCCACTAACGCTTTAAAAGAAGCCCTAAAAGAACACCGCATTGATTATAAAATTGATGAAGGGGGAGGGGCTTTCTATGGGCCTAAGATTGACATTAAAATCACTGACGCTTTAAAGCGTAAATGGCAGTGCGGCACGATTCAAGTGGATATGAATTTGCCTGAACGCTTCAAGCTCGCTTTCACTAATGAACACAATCACGCTGAACAGCCGGTGATGATCCATAGGGCGATTTTAGGCTCGTTTGAAAGGTTCATTGCGATTTTGAGCGAACATTTTGGGGGGAATTTTCCTTTCTTTGTCGCGCCCACTCAAATCGCTCTCATCCCTATTAATGAAGAGCATCATGTTTTTGCTTTGAAATTAAAAGAGGCACTAAAAAAGCACGATATTTTTGTAGAAGTGCTGGATAAAAACGACAGCTTGAATAAAAAAGTGCGATTAGCCGAAAAGCAAAAAATCCCTATGATTTTAGTGTTAGGGAATGAAGAGGTGGAGACCGAAATTTTATCCATTAGAGACAGAGAAAAACAAGCTCAATATAAAATGCCCTTAAAGGAGTTTTTAAACATGGTTGAATCTAAGATGCAAGAGGTTAGTTTTTGA
- the infC gene encoding translation initiation factor IF-3: MSRSEVLLNGDINFKEVRCVGDDGEVYGIISSKEALKIAQNLGLDLVLISASAKPPVCKVMDYNKFRYQNEKKIKEAKKKQKQIEIKEIKLSTQIAQNDINYKVKHAREFIESNKHVKFKVVLKGRESQNSKAGLDVLLRVQTMMQDLANPEKEPKTEGRFVSWMFVPKAKETPKNEKKTKENNPPFNRINLMKGENHAKNED; this comes from the coding sequence TTGAGTAGAAGCGAAGTGTTGTTAAACGGAGACATTAATTTTAAAGAAGTGCGTTGCGTGGGCGATGATGGCGAAGTGTATGGGATTATTTCTTCCAAAGAAGCGCTAAAAATCGCTCAAAATTTAGGCTTGGATTTGGTTTTGATTTCAGCGAGCGCGAAGCCCCCTGTGTGTAAGGTGATGGATTATAATAAATTCCGCTACCAAAATGAAAAGAAAATCAAGGAAGCCAAGAAAAAGCAAAAGCAAATTGAAATCAAAGAGATCAAGCTTTCCACTCAAATCGCGCAAAACGATATTAACTACAAAGTCAAGCATGCGAGAGAATTTATTGAATCCAACAAGCATGTTAAATTCAAAGTGGTTTTAAAGGGTAGGGAGAGCCAAAACTCAAAAGCCGGGCTTGATGTGCTTTTGAGAGTCCAAACGATGATGCAAGATTTAGCCAATCCTGAAAAAGAGCCAAAAACCGAGGGGCGTTTTGTTTCATGGATGTTTGTGCCTAAGGCTAAAGAAACCCCCAAAAATGAAAAGAAAACCAAAGAAAATAACCCGCCTTTTAATCGTATTAACCTTATGAAAGGAGAAAATCATGCCAAAAATGAAGACTAA
- the rplT gene encoding 50S ribosomal protein L20 translates to MRVKTGVVRRRRHKKVLKLARGFYSGRRKHFRKAKEQLERSMYYAFRDRKQKKREFRSLWVVRINAACRMHNTSYSRFMHALKVANIELDRKVLADMAMNDMQAFKSVLESVKEHL, encoded by the coding sequence ATGAGAGTTAAAACAGGCGTTGTGCGCAGAAGACGCCATAAAAAAGTCTTAAAACTCGCTAGAGGGTTTTATAGTGGCAGAAGAAAGCATTTTAGAAAGGCTAAAGAACAGCTTGAAAGGAGCATGTATTACGCCTTTAGGGATCGCAAACAAAAGAAAAGAGAGTTCAGGAGTTTGTGGGTGGTAAGGATCAATGCGGCTTGCAGAATGCACAATACAAGCTATTCGCGCTTCATGCATGCTTTAAAAGTGGCTAACATTGAATTAGACCGCAAGGTTTTAGCAGACATGGCGATGAATGACATGCAAGCTTTTAAGAGCGTGTTAGAGAGCGTGAAAGAGCATCTTTAA
- a CDS encoding outer membrane protein, which produces MKKSVIVGAISLAMTSLLSAETPKQQSAIKTSPTKKGERNAAFIGIDYQLGMLSTTAQNCSHGNCNGNQSGAYGSNTPNMPTASNPTGGLTHGALGTRGYKGLSNQQYAINGFGFVVGYKHFFKKAPQFGMRYYGFFDFASSYYKYYTYNDYGMRDARKGSQSFMFGYGAGTDVLFNPAIFNRENLHFGFFLGVAIGGTSWGPTNYYFKDLAEEYRGSFHPSNFQVLVNGGIRLGTKHQGFEIGLKIQTIRNNYYTASADNVPEGTTYRFTFHRPYAFYWRYIVSF; this is translated from the coding sequence ATGAAGAAATCTGTTATAGTAGGTGCTATCTCTCTAGCAATGACGAGCTTGTTGTCAGCAGAGACCCCTAAGCAACAAAGTGCTATTAAGACTAGCCCTACCAAAAAAGGTGAAAGAAATGCTGCTTTTATAGGGATTGATTACCAGTTGGGTATGCTTAGCACTACCGCTCAAAATTGTTCCCATGGGAATTGTAATGGTAATCAAAGTGGGGCTTATGGCTCTAACACGCCTAACATGCCTACAGCGTCAAACCCAACAGGAGGGCTTACCCATGGTGCTCTAGGGACTCGTGGGTATAAGGGCTTAAGCAACCAACAATACGCTATCAATGGTTTTGGTTTTGTTGTAGGGTATAAGCATTTTTTTAAGAAAGCCCCACAATTTGGAATGCGTTATTACGGATTCTTTGATTTTGCAAGCTCTTATTATAAGTACTACACTTATAATGATTATGGCATGAGAGACGCTCGCAAGGGTTCTCAAAGTTTCATGTTTGGCTATGGGGCTGGCACAGATGTGTTGTTTAACCCAGCTATTTTCAATCGTGAGAACTTGCATTTTGGGTTTTTTCTTGGCGTTGCGATCGGCGGTACCTCTTGGGGTCCAACAAACTATTATTTTAAGGACTTGGCTGAAGAGTATAGAGGGAGTTTCCACCCATCAAATTTCCAAGTCTTAGTGAATGGCGGGATTCGTTTAGGCACGAAACACCAAGGTTTTGAAATTGGCTTGAAAATCCAAACCATCCGCAACAATTACTACACCGCTAGTGCGGATAATGTACCTGAAGGGACTACTTATAGATTCACCTTTCACCGCCCCTATGCCTTTTATTGGCGTTACATTGTAAGCTTTTAA
- a CDS encoding DUF1104 domain-containing protein, which yields MKKLAFSLLFTGTFLGLFLNASDFKSMDDKQLLEQAGKVAPSEVPEFRTEINKRLAVMKEEERKSYKADFKKAMDKNLASLSQEDRNKRKKEILEVIANKKKTMTMKEYREEGLDLHDCACEGPFHDHEKKGKKGKKPSHPKH from the coding sequence ATGAAAAAATTGGCGTTTTCTTTATTATTTACAGGGACTTTTTTGGGGCTTTTTTTGAATGCGAGCGATTTTAAGAGCATGGATGATAAGCAACTATTGGAGCAAGCCGGGAAAGTTGCTCCTAGCGAAGTTCCAGAGTTTCGCACAGAAATCAATAAGCGATTAGCAGTGATGAAAGAAGAAGAGCGTAAAAGTTATAAAGCGGATTTTAAAAAAGCGATGGATAAGAATTTAGCTTCTTTAAGCCAAGAAGATCGCAACAAGCGTAAAAAAGAAATTCTTGAAGTGATTGCCAACAAAAAGAAAACAATGACCATGAAAGAATATCGTGAAGAGGGGTTGGATTTGCATGATTGTGCATGCGAAGGTCCTTTTCATGACCATGAAAAAAAGGGAAAAAAAGGGAAAAAACCAAGCCATCCTAAGCATTAG